The nucleotide window ACGTttgttcataatatatactatatgcatatatgtaaATTTAAATCTAGCTATATGCAAATAAGATGATAAACAGAAATAGTAGAATGCATTTCAATGtattcatataaattataatatcctttatttaacaaatgtaaatatttttctttagtACTTTTCAAAGATagtaaaaagaaaaaaaaaaaaaaaaacaaaaaccaTATAGccaaatacaaaaaaaaataataaataaaagaaatacaaaaatgattatttaaaaacaaaaaggaTAAAGggaaaatataacattatgCATTAAACGTTGTTATtcaatttttacaaaaaataaagaaaaactttgaaattattttatcacaTTGTGAAATCATCACAAAGGAATACATATACAATaccacaaatatatatataataaaatatatttattagcACAACAATTACTAAttggaaataaatatatacttacacttttctttaatatatagctatattaaaaaaaaaaaaaaaaaaaaaaatgtaacagCTAATAtggtaaatatattaatacaaaaaaataattacataaaaaaatgtgaaaaatattatatattatatttcgtTTGTTAAAATGctattataaattttgaaattctttaattatacatatatttggtgaaaataataattttgttaatacAATACACAGCAAATCCCCccaaaaatttaaataccataataaaacattttgtAATAAAACAAAGTACAAGATTTAATGCTGAAATACGAAAAGTAATTCATATATCatactaaaaaatattatatacatatatatatgtgcataatTATGTAATTTTAGTAGTTTAAGATgtttttagaaaaatatttaaagttACACATTTTTTAACACAATGTTAAATGAGCAATCACTATATCtattacttttttattttacactATGTAGTGGTTTTTGGAAGCCCATTCAGTGATACATATCCATCTTTTATTTGGAAAATACTTGGAAAAAGTAGAAAAGGAAAAGACATTTTCAACCCCTTTTTTGTCGCATTAAATAAAACCaggtaatatttttatatatggaCAATAAACTATCCCCTCATatacacatgtatatatatacccgattcatattattacatTATGCATATCTTTGTGTTTTACCTTTTTTCAGAATATATGATCATGtattaaagtataatagtcGATATTGGCTTTTTGTTGTTACTGGAGGTTGTGTTACTTCCTATTTTTGGGGAATATGGTTTAACAATATGTggaagaaaataaacaaaggggtaaaaaaaaaaaaatattaattatttattccgAAACATGTTAATGTCGTTATTAATGGGATGTAATTCTATTATCGTCATAGTTAATGGTTGTTTTATCATGTTTTAttcatatcatttttttgcagaaattatatattgatTGCCCATACACATATCCTGAGGAAGAAGATTAAAATAACCAGTTGATGCCAATTTAGTCTAATTTATCGAAATAATGCGTaggcatatatatatgcaagtcaacttatgtatatatatttttttttcttttttttttgtaaaaatttaaaaaaaaaaatatatgttttatcccgtataaatataatgtatttCGATAAAAATTTGGTTGTacatacaaaataaataaaagtttTTGGAACCATTTCGTGTAATTGGGACAGATATATTACAATATAAATTacacaaattaaaaaaaaaaaaaaaaaaaatcattatatttatatagataaaacaaatatataatataaacttATTACAATAAACGAATATgctttataaaaaaacaaatgtttcaaaaataatattttattaaattaggcaaatcatataaaaaaaacataggAAAAAATTGTGTAGAATATGTATAGATATATGGGCAATTATTTGATTTTCGATAAAGGTGGTTAAAAATAAGtatcattataatatttttattatttatttagttCATTGTTTGAAGCTAATAAATATTGCAACTCTTTgtacgaaaaaaataaatgacaagatgataaaacaatgtagaaatataaattatgctTTATAAAATGTGTGGCTTTTGATAAGAAAATTACAGTTAACAAATCAATAATCGAAGAACATAATTCTGTTATAACACTAACATCCCCAAtagtatatatttgtttattttctaaattatataaattgtcTTTAATTTGGGTGTTAATATTTGCAAtctgtttttctttttttataaatgaatCAGTAACAGTTTcagtttcattatttttttcttttttattaaaacttTCAGTCTCATTATCGATGCTTATACTATTCCAATTTGAACAATTTTTACTATCTTGgacattatttaaattaaaaatttcttgattagttttttttatttcattccAGTTTTTATTTGAGAGCATTTGacttatatataaattcgTTAAAGATCTTATTGAGGTATATGTTAGTATACTCAAATTTTTCATTATGGATGATAAAGcattcaaaatataataaatataagaatTTGATGACATATTAAAAgttgaaaatatatctatatatatactgataatataaaaaatagtagATAAATATCTACAAAGCttgaaatttttatttactatacCACTTAATTTACATAACCAAccaatttttaatatctttattaatatttcattattaattaataGTTTTGTTAGTActaaattgtttatattttttctgaaCAAAGAAATTCGTGCATTCAATGAGAATCTGCTACTTAATGATACACATACACGTGTTAAGGCTCGAAACAAACAGTATTTTTgaaattgtttattttttaatggtCTTATTACGTTTGTTAAAACACCCCGATATACATTAACCTTTACTAACCTTACGCATCTTTTCCCCTTGCTCGCATTGTATCTCTACTCGGAAAATCagaaaaatgagaaaaaatgagaaaaaatgagagaaaaagaaaaataagaaaaatcagaaaaaaagaaaaataagaaaaatcaGAAAAAGATACAATGAGAGAAAAAGATACACACTACAATTGCTCTACTGTTGATGGGTATGCAACTAAAACATGAAATTCAAAATTTAGTGTGTGCAAATTAAATGTGaaacaaaacaaataaaGTGAGCTCATGTAAATAAGTCACTAAATAAAGaggttattaaaaaatggttATAGATATCACGTTGTTTttgctttttattttttattgctTTACATAGTGAACAGATCTTATTTTTGAATTTGGATGGTTTTTAAGAATAAACTGAGATGATATCtgtagaataataaaataatacaagAAAGAGACAAACAATAATTTCATGGTGATATTTCGAGggaataatacaaaaaaaaaataaaaaaaataataaaaaaaataataataaaaataattttaaatcatGAAAAGATAATGTGCCATAATACGGCACTAgaataaaaattacaaatcatgataaacaaaatattattaaataaaaataggaAAGGACagaataaaagaaaatgaaaacaacttgtaaaaaattatattatcctatataataaatgtgcaattatatttattgcaAACctcattttaaaaatatataattttattaataaattataatgaaaaatatttaaaatgaacttatatttttttttttctttttttttattcctattataaaataattatgataaaaaattaataaaataaaattgatttgaataaaatatataaaccaTTGAGTTAAGATTTATTATTCAGCCTAttctttttaaataaaaataaaaacaaaaataaaaacaaaaataaaaaggggatactaatatatattcccCAAAAAAcgaataaactatatttatattttataatcttCGGAACAAAAGTGAAggaaataaacaaaataataatttaacatatataactaaaaaaaaatatatatacatatatatacatataaatattaaaaacaatgcataatcaaatttttatattgtgtATATCAAAAGATATCTTGAGAATGTcatgaaaaaaatagaatattTACATATCATAACAAATTCGTTGCGTTAAATAtgtgtaataataaataaatacatattatacatatatatatgtaaataaattttagGCGGTTATGCATAAAACGTTATTACTTACATTTaagggaaaaaaaatataaatattttataggataatatataataaatatagcggatgaaaaaaaaaaaaaaaaaaatattctctcaatttttttatacttaGGGAATAacttaaaatattattaggatcataaaaaaaaaaaaaaaaaaaaaaaaaacataataaaataaaatagtaacATTAAAAGAGCAAAATGAAATGAAACATAAACTCATGtgaatatctatattaatcttttaaattatgttatgaatgcaaaaaaaaaaaaaaaaaaaaaaaagtaaataaataaagaaagaaaaaaagaaagaaataaagaagaaagaAAGAAAGCACATACAAATtgttatatacaaaatagtcatatacaaaatagtcatatttgaataaatatagatataataaataattaagttttatacataaaatataacgaagagaatatataatacatgcatattatatttttcatacaTTTTTGAAGCTACATAATACtacttaaaaaaaagtaaaaaacaaataaataaaaaaatatgtttgaAGCATgctaatttttatatatttataatgctatttaaacatttttaaataataaaaatatactaattgtatataaatttaaaagtgaaaataatagaacatttcattatatacctttataataaatgttcataatatttcatGTGCACAATTTCTCTATATTGATATTTGACTCATTATgtattaacaaatttaatgtatattaacacgttttaaaaataataaaaaaaaaaaaaaaaaaaaaaaaatatgcatattttatatacgcATTATATACTACACACAGTTATACTGATATAAAAGTCGAAAGTTTCGAGatgtatttttgtttttttttttttttttaattataaaaatattaagacgtatatataatttattaaatatagagTCATTCCCATATACATcaatatgtgtatatatatatacatttgttaatgtgtgtatatatatacatatgttaaTGTGTGTCAGTTTGCTCACTCCTTTTTCAATAATGCCAAAACGTTGTATGTGTGCCAAACCatataaagtaaaataaaccaaaaaaaaaccaaaaaaaaccaaaaaaaaaccaaaaaaaaaccaaaaaaaaacCAAAAGAAAACCAAAAgaaaaccaaaaaaaaaccaaaaaaaaaccaaaaaaaCAACATAAAAGCGAACAAAGCAAAATATTTCCGACTGAATTATTTCCCGACAATTATTTCCCGGCTGAATTAAATACAAATGTACAAAAATGGCGAGACGTATGAACTTGTTAAatatcgaaaaaaatattcaaaatttatGGAAAGAACATAATATATGTGAAAAAGAAGCTGGTGATATGAACGATGTAAGATATACAGGAAATTTCCCATATCCCTATATGAATGGGCTATTACATATTGGCCATGCATTTACATTAAGTAAATTAGAATTTTCTATccgatataaaaatatgatgtGTGATAATGTTTTATTACCCTTTTCTTTTCATTGCACGGGTACACCAATAGTTGTATGTGCAGACAAATTGAAAAACGaacttaaaaataaaattttggaTAATAAACAAACAGAGAAACATGAATGTCAACTTAAAGATAATTCGCTCGAAGAAAAAAGTGGGgaaaatggagaaaaaaGTGGGGAAAAAAGTGGAGAAAAAAGTGGAGAAAAAAGTGGAGAAAAAGCTGATGCTACTGTTTTTAGATCAAACAAAAGTAAAGCACAATCAAAAGGGTCTACACAAAATACACAATATGATATAATGAAGCAAATGAATATAAGCGATgataaaattcatttatttcaaGATCCTGAATATTggtgttattatttttcatcaCAAGCCAAAACACATTTAGAAGCTTTTGGTTTATATTGTGATTGGCGACGTTCATTTATTACTACTAATATAAACCCATACTATAATAAGTTTGTAAATTGGCAATTTAattgtttatataaaaaaaatttaatatattatggaAGTAGAATTACAATTTTTAGTCGTGTAAATAATCAGGCATGTGCTGACCATGAAAGATCGGAAGGAGAGGGTGTAAAATGTCAAGAATAtacattaataaaaatatatttagaaaattatatcgatttttttaatatatttatagaaactgttttaaattataatacagAAAAATCAACAATTTCGAATTCTGTTAAATATACACcttttaatgaaaatgaagaaaatttaaaaaatgaaatatggaatgaaaatttttttaaaacaaaaaaaattatatttttaggaAGTACATTAAAACCTGAAACAGCATATGGTCaaaattatacatttattaatCCGGATGATTATTATTGTGTTACTTTTGGATTTGATAAACAGATGCTTAATTATGgtgataaaaattatgttaataatataatgtcaaaagatgaaataattaaaaattgtgaaaatatatatatatgttctGAAAATAGTTTATATAATTTGGCTTATCAAGGTATAATAccaatgttaaaaaaaaaagaaaaaaaaaatcatgaaaataataaaactgaaacaaaaaatatctattttaataatatcgaaaatgatttatttattttggcAAAAATAAAAGGAGAAAAATTTGTTggattaaaaatatatacaaatatatcacacataaaaaatatgtgcaTCTTACCAATGTCAACaattaaaatgaatatatcaACAGGTATAGTTCCATGTGTTTCTAGTGATAGTATAGATGATTATGCTTGCTTAgaagatattaaaaaaaaaaaaacatattattgtgaaaaatataatttattaaaagaagaatatttaaataatgaaagtATATCATGTATTGAATTACCAGGAATTGGTACACATAGTGGTAAACATTTTTATGAATCTGAAAAAATTACATCTTATAAAGATGCAAAATTACCAAAATTAAAAGGaatgttatataaaaaacaatattttgaaggaattatgaaaattgaaccatattataatatgaaaacatttaattgtagaaaaatagttaaacaaaatattattaaaaataatcaaGGTTTTCTATATAGCGAACCAGAAGTATTGGTAATTGATCGAAACAATGTTAAA belongs to Plasmodium yoelii strain 17X genome assembly, chromosome: 11 and includes:
- a CDS encoding cytochrome b-c1 complex subunit 9, putative, yielding MVFGSPFSDTYPSFIWKILGKSRKGKDIFNPFFVALNKTRIYDHVLKYNSRYWLFVVTGGCVTSYFWGIWFNNMWKKINKGKLYIDCPYTYPEEED